The Anolis carolinensis isolate JA03-04 chromosome 1, rAnoCar3.1.pri, whole genome shotgun sequence genome window below encodes:
- the LOC100565552 gene encoding cytochrome c oxidase assembly factor 6 homolog isoform X2 has product MKDLIFLYSMTEMSAPSMKERKVCWEARDEYWKCLDESTEDAFKCEKLRCSFVKACPQQWVKYFDKRRDYLKYKAQLETGEFQPSQTTKTS; this is encoded by the exons ATgaaagatttaatttttttatattcca tGACAGAAATGTCAGCACCATCAATGAAGGAAAGGAAGGTGTGCTGGGAAGCCCGGGATGAATATTGGAAGTGCTTAGATGAAAGCACGGAGGATGCATTTAAATGTGAGAAGCTTAGGTGCTCTTTTGTAAAAGCATGTCCACAGCAGTGG GTTAAATACTTTGATAAAAGAAgagattatttaaaatataaagcacAGTTGGAAACAGGAGAATTTCAGCCTTCACAGACAACCAAGACATCATAG
- the LOC100565552 gene encoding cytochrome c oxidase assembly factor 6 homolog isoform X1: protein MCCRRPESLGCCEFCGLYGQVPEAFSADVPDKKQSGPANHLPTKDSPPSRKQPSFEAARVFIANQVTEMSAPSMKERKVCWEARDEYWKCLDESTEDAFKCEKLRCSFVKACPQQWVKYFDKRRDYLKYKAQLETGEFQPSQTTKTS, encoded by the exons ATGTGTTGTAgaaggccggaatcactaggttgctgtgagttttgcgggctgtatggccaggttccagaagcattctctgctgacgttccagacaagaaacaatcagggccagctaatcacctcccaacaaaggattcccccccaagcaggaagcagccaagctttgaagctgcaagggtattcattgctaatcaag tGACAGAAATGTCAGCACCATCAATGAAGGAAAGGAAGGTGTGCTGGGAAGCCCGGGATGAATATTGGAAGTGCTTAGATGAAAGCACGGAGGATGCATTTAAATGTGAGAAGCTTAGGTGCTCTTTTGTAAAAGCATGTCCACAGCAGTGG GTTAAATACTTTGATAAAAGAAgagattatttaaaatataaagcacAGTTGGAAACAGGAGAATTTCAGCCTTCACAGACAACCAAGACATCATAG
- the LOC100565552 gene encoding cytochrome c oxidase assembly factor 6 homolog isoform X3 has product MSAPSMKERKVCWEARDEYWKCLDESTEDAFKCEKLRCSFVKACPQQWVKYFDKRRDYLKYKAQLETGEFQPSQTTKTS; this is encoded by the exons ATGTCAGCACCATCAATGAAGGAAAGGAAGGTGTGCTGGGAAGCCCGGGATGAATATTGGAAGTGCTTAGATGAAAGCACGGAGGATGCATTTAAATGTGAGAAGCTTAGGTGCTCTTTTGTAAAAGCATGTCCACAGCAGTGG GTTAAATACTTTGATAAAAGAAgagattatttaaaatataaagcacAGTTGGAAACAGGAGAATTTCAGCCTTCACAGACAACCAAGACATCATAG